Proteins from one Corallococcus exiguus genomic window:
- a CDS encoding M16 family metallopeptidase, giving the protein MMRSTLAALLFTSACATAPTPAPSSAPTPPEAPAPATPAPVVPLSTKGVTLPETTSVTLKNGVRLLLVEKHELPLVSFSAWLKGGAVTDPAGKEGLAALTAELLQKGAGSRNAQQFADAVDGVGGELDVVPAREALVLNGSFQSRDTALMVELLSDMLVRPRFDAQELEKARALRVSEIASAKDGDPRMLIGVYFNAFHFPSHPYGGSAVGSEASLPGISRSDVLGWAKANLGGDRLILSVVGDFDAKQLAAKLEAALGGWAPAAQSLAAVPATAPTKGRHVLLVDKPDATQTYFSIGNTGIRRTDPDRVVAELGNTVLGGRFTSLLNTELRVKTGLTYGARSALAPALQPGTVVLTSYTQTATTGRAIDLALDVLARYRQDGMDDAMLASAKAYVLGQFPPTLETGEQLAMKLSELAFYGLDAQDVNGFADAVSAATRGSVHTVLQRVLPAQEDLTFVLIGKAEALRDVARKYGPVTEMKISDKRFAPPTAPGR; this is encoded by the coding sequence ATGATGCGCTCCACCCTCGCCGCGCTGCTGTTCACCTCCGCGTGCGCGACCGCGCCGACGCCCGCTCCTTCCTCCGCGCCCACGCCGCCGGAAGCCCCGGCACCGGCCACGCCCGCGCCCGTGGTCCCGCTGTCCACGAAGGGCGTGACGCTGCCGGAGACGACCTCCGTCACGCTGAAGAACGGCGTGCGGCTGCTCCTCGTGGAGAAGCACGAGCTGCCACTGGTGTCCTTCAGCGCATGGCTCAAGGGCGGCGCTGTCACCGACCCCGCCGGCAAGGAAGGCCTGGCCGCGCTCACCGCCGAGCTGCTCCAGAAGGGCGCGGGCTCTCGCAACGCCCAGCAGTTCGCCGACGCCGTGGACGGCGTGGGCGGCGAGCTGGACGTCGTGCCCGCACGCGAGGCGCTCGTCCTCAACGGCAGCTTCCAGTCCCGCGACACCGCGCTGATGGTGGAGCTGCTGTCGGACATGCTCGTGCGCCCTCGCTTCGACGCGCAGGAGCTGGAGAAGGCCCGCGCGCTGCGCGTGTCGGAGATCGCCTCCGCCAAGGACGGCGACCCGCGCATGCTCATCGGCGTGTACTTCAACGCCTTCCACTTCCCGTCGCACCCATACGGCGGATCCGCGGTGGGCAGTGAGGCGTCGCTGCCGGGCATCAGCCGGAGCGACGTGCTCGGCTGGGCGAAGGCGAACCTGGGCGGAGACCGGCTCATCCTCTCCGTCGTGGGCGACTTCGACGCGAAGCAGCTGGCCGCGAAGCTGGAGGCCGCGCTGGGCGGATGGGCCCCGGCGGCACAGTCGCTCGCCGCCGTGCCCGCCACCGCGCCCACGAAGGGCCGCCACGTGCTGCTGGTGGACAAGCCCGACGCCACCCAGACCTACTTCTCCATCGGCAACACCGGTATCCGCCGCACCGACCCGGACCGCGTCGTGGCGGAGCTGGGCAACACCGTGCTGGGCGGCCGCTTCACCTCGCTGCTCAACACCGAGCTGCGCGTGAAGACCGGCCTCACCTACGGTGCGCGCTCCGCGCTGGCCCCGGCCCTCCAGCCCGGCACCGTCGTCCTGACGTCCTATACCCAGACGGCCACCACGGGCCGTGCCATCGACCTGGCGCTGGATGTGCTCGCGCGCTACCGCCAGGACGGCATGGATGACGCCATGCTCGCCTCCGCCAAGGCCTATGTGCTGGGGCAGTTCCCGCCGACGCTGGAGACCGGGGAGCAGCTGGCCATGAAGCTGTCGGAGCTGGCGTTCTACGGACTGGACGCACAGGACGTGAACGGGTTCGCGGACGCCGTGTCCGCGGCCACCCGCGGCAGCGTGCACACCGTGCTCCAGCGCGTCTTGCCCGCCCAGGAGGACCTGACGTTCGTCCTCATTGG